Proteins from a genomic interval of Mycolicibacterium grossiae:
- a CDS encoding acetyl-CoA acetyltransferase: protein MSIDPRTPVLVGYGQVTQRESDPSVEPVDLMESAARAAADARVLEAVRSVRIVNLLSWRYRNPGLLLAERLGASAAEGRYTPIGGNVPQALVNEACLDIQAGRVDAVLIAGAETWRTRSRVRSSGGTLDWTVQDDGVPVPAGADDQFLLAGEVEIRIKLDRPSYVYPMFEQAIRIDAGETADEHRRRIGALWSRFSEVAAGNPHAWSTEAVAAEDIWQPSAANRMVSWPYTKLMNSNNMVDQGAALVLTSAQRATELGISRDRWVFPYAGTDAHDTYLIAERDAFHRSPAIRIAGARALQLAGVAVDDVDLVDVYSCFPSAVQVAARELGLPLDDPARPLTVTGGLTFAGGPWNDYVTHSIATMAERLAAAPDAVGLITANGGYLTKHSFGVYSATPPGREFRWQDVQSEVDAEPTRVAEGDWEGTGTVETWTTPFTREGDPEKVFVAVRTPADTRALAVLTDPADAAASVTEDIAGATVTVSAGGTAHLVS from the coding sequence GTGAGCATCGACCCCCGCACGCCCGTCCTCGTCGGCTACGGCCAGGTGACCCAGCGGGAGTCCGACCCGTCGGTCGAGCCCGTCGACCTGATGGAGTCGGCCGCCCGCGCGGCCGCGGATGCGCGCGTGCTGGAGGCGGTGCGCTCGGTGCGCATCGTCAACCTGCTGTCCTGGCGCTACCGCAATCCCGGTCTGCTCCTCGCCGAGCGCCTCGGCGCGTCGGCGGCCGAGGGCCGGTACACGCCCATCGGCGGCAACGTGCCGCAGGCCCTGGTGAACGAGGCGTGCCTGGACATCCAGGCCGGCCGCGTCGACGCGGTCCTGATCGCCGGGGCGGAGACCTGGCGCACCCGCTCGCGGGTCCGCTCCTCGGGCGGGACGCTCGACTGGACCGTGCAGGACGACGGCGTGCCGGTGCCCGCCGGCGCGGACGACCAGTTCCTGCTCGCCGGCGAGGTGGAGATCCGGATCAAGCTCGACCGGCCGTCGTACGTCTACCCGATGTTCGAGCAGGCGATCCGCATCGACGCGGGGGAGACCGCCGACGAGCACCGCCGCCGCATCGGTGCGCTGTGGTCCCGGTTCAGCGAGGTCGCCGCAGGCAACCCGCACGCGTGGAGCACCGAAGCCGTTGCCGCCGAGGACATCTGGCAGCCCAGCGCGGCCAACCGCATGGTGTCCTGGCCCTACACCAAGCTCATGAACTCGAACAACATGGTGGACCAGGGCGCCGCGCTGGTGCTCACCTCGGCGCAGCGTGCCACCGAACTCGGGATCTCTCGGGACCGCTGGGTCTTTCCGTACGCGGGCACCGACGCGCACGACACCTATCTGATCGCCGAGCGGGACGCCTTCCACCGGTCGCCGGCGATCCGCATCGCCGGGGCGCGGGCGCTGCAGCTGGCGGGCGTCGCGGTCGACGACGTCGACCTCGTCGACGTGTACTCCTGCTTCCCGTCGGCGGTGCAGGTGGCGGCGCGTGAACTCGGCCTGCCGCTGGACGATCCGGCGCGGCCGCTCACCGTCACCGGCGGCCTCACGTTCGCCGGGGGACCGTGGAACGACTACGTCACGCACTCGATCGCCACGATGGCCGAACGCCTCGCCGCCGCACCGGACGCGGTGGGGCTGATCACCGCCAATGGTGGCTACCTCACCAAGCACAGCTTCGGCGTCTACAGCGCCACCCCGCCGGGCCGCGAGTTTCGTTGGCAGGACGTGCAATCCGAGGTCGACGCCGAGCCGACGCGGGTCGCCGAGGGCGACTGGGAGGGCACCGGCACGGTCGAGACCTGGACCACGCCGTTCACCCGCGAGGGCGACCCGGAGAAGGTCTTCGTCGCCGTCCGCACCCCCGCGGACACCCGCGCGCTGGCGGTGCTCACCGACCCCGCCGACGCCGCCGCCAGCGTCACCGAGGACATCGCCGGCGCGACGGTGACCGTCTCCGCCGGCGGCACCGCCCACCTCGTCTCCTAG
- a CDS encoding MFS transporter, with amino-acid sequence MRLGARTTTGWRATIAVAMSNYIEAGSIIAIATSLGFWQAEFGLGDFAVGLLAALSANAFGAAIGAILGGPLCDRYGRKAIYTYDLLVYMAGVLLAAFAVNYAMLLAAFVITGIAVGAGVPASWTYIAEQAPSSGRAKHVGTAQLAWSTGPLIGFALAAALSPLGLLGSRIVFVHLFVVAAVVWWVRQGLAESEIWTEEGRGAIPRAGTPTSATLGAHGLRGLFSRQVNVTALLFLGGIYLFWNTVAGQAGIFMPRVYDTAGLHSPVAQNLLQVLVWGCTVAATYFGFMRYADRMSQRLLYVIGAALGVAGWIVLVAFTSGGVPTMLAFAVLWGVSAGIGAQAFYGLWASELFATPYRASAQGVMFCVVRSVTGLLSYFFPTLLAVTGLTGVGLLLIGLLTVALVIGAVWAPATRGKSLRQIEIERYGRAHSPATEVPA; translated from the coding sequence ATGAGACTGGGCGCACGCACCACCACCGGGTGGCGGGCGACGATCGCCGTCGCCATGAGCAACTACATCGAGGCGGGATCGATCATCGCGATCGCCACCAGCCTCGGCTTCTGGCAGGCCGAGTTCGGCCTCGGCGACTTCGCGGTCGGTCTGCTGGCGGCGTTGAGCGCCAACGCCTTCGGCGCGGCGATCGGTGCCATCCTCGGCGGCCCGCTGTGCGACCGGTACGGCCGCAAGGCGATCTACACCTACGACCTGCTGGTGTACATGGCCGGCGTGCTGCTGGCGGCGTTCGCGGTGAACTACGCGATGCTGCTGGCCGCGTTCGTGATCACCGGCATTGCCGTCGGCGCGGGCGTCCCGGCGTCGTGGACCTACATCGCCGAGCAGGCGCCGTCGTCGGGCCGGGCAAAGCACGTCGGCACCGCGCAGCTGGCGTGGTCGACGGGACCGCTCATCGGGTTCGCCCTCGCCGCGGCGCTCTCGCCGCTCGGCCTGCTGGGCTCGCGCATCGTCTTCGTGCACCTGTTCGTGGTCGCCGCCGTGGTGTGGTGGGTGCGCCAGGGCCTCGCCGAGTCCGAGATCTGGACCGAGGAGGGCCGCGGCGCGATTCCCCGGGCCGGCACGCCCACATCGGCGACGTTGGGCGCCCACGGGTTGCGGGGACTGTTCTCCCGCCAGGTCAACGTCACGGCGCTGCTGTTCCTGGGCGGCATCTATTTGTTCTGGAACACCGTCGCCGGTCAGGCCGGCATCTTCATGCCCCGGGTCTACGACACCGCCGGACTGCACAGCCCGGTGGCGCAGAACCTGCTGCAGGTGCTGGTGTGGGGATGCACGGTGGCCGCCACCTACTTCGGCTTCATGCGCTACGCCGACCGGATGAGTCAGCGCCTGCTGTACGTGATCGGAGCCGCGCTCGGCGTGGCCGGATGGATAGTGCTGGTGGCGTTCACCAGCGGCGGCGTGCCGACCATGCTGGCGTTCGCCGTGCTGTGGGGCGTCTCGGCGGGCATCGGCGCACAGGCCTTCTACGGCCTGTGGGCCAGTGAACTGTTCGCTACGCCCTACCGCGCCAGCGCCCAGGGCGTCATGTTCTGCGTCGTGCGCAGCGTCACCGGACTGCTGAGCTACTTCTTCCCGACGCTGCTGGCGGTGACCGGCCTGACCGGCGTCGGCCTGCTGCTCATCGGTCTGCTCACCGTCGCGCTGGTGATCGGCGCGGTGTGGGCACCGGCGACGCGCGGTAAGTCGTTGCGGCAGATCGAGATCGAACGCTACGGACGGGCGCACAGCCCCGCGACGGAGGTCCCTGCCTGA
- the rhaI gene encoding L-rhamnose isomerase — MHALLDELRIELPSWAFGNSGTRFKVFGTPGTPRTVWEKIADAATVHRVTGLAPTVALHIPWDRVDDYAALAAHAREHGVALGTINSNTFQDDAYKFGSLTHVDATVRQKAIDHHLDCIEVMHQTGSRDLKIWLADGTNYPGQGDIRGRQDRLAASLATIYRHLGEDQRMVLEYKFFEPAMYMTDVPDWGTAYAQVSALGERAVVCLDTGHHAPGTNIEFIVAQLLRLGKLGSFDFNSRFYADDDLIVGAADPFQLFRIMFEVVRGGGLDARSGVALMLDQCHNVEAKIPGQIRSVLNVLEMTARALLVDVDGLVAAQEAGDVLGANGIVMDAFYTDVRPALAQWRTERGLPADPMRAFAESGYQQAIDAERVGGTQSSWGA, encoded by the coding sequence ATGCACGCGCTCCTGGACGAGTTGCGGATCGAGCTGCCGTCGTGGGCGTTCGGTAATTCCGGCACCCGGTTCAAGGTGTTCGGCACGCCGGGCACCCCGCGCACCGTGTGGGAGAAGATCGCCGACGCCGCCACCGTGCACCGCGTCACCGGCCTCGCGCCGACGGTGGCACTGCACATTCCGTGGGACCGCGTCGACGACTACGCGGCGCTGGCGGCCCACGCCCGGGAGCACGGCGTCGCGCTGGGCACCATCAACTCGAACACGTTCCAGGACGACGCCTACAAGTTCGGCAGCCTCACCCACGTCGATGCGACGGTGCGGCAGAAGGCCATCGATCACCATCTGGACTGCATCGAGGTGATGCACCAGACCGGCTCGCGGGACCTCAAGATCTGGCTGGCCGACGGCACCAACTATCCCGGCCAGGGCGACATCCGCGGCCGCCAGGACCGGCTCGCCGCATCGCTGGCGACCATCTACCGGCACCTCGGCGAGGACCAGCGCATGGTGCTCGAATACAAATTCTTCGAACCGGCGATGTACATGACCGACGTCCCGGACTGGGGCACCGCCTACGCCCAGGTGAGCGCCCTGGGCGAGCGGGCCGTGGTGTGCCTGGACACCGGACACCACGCGCCGGGCACCAACATCGAGTTCATCGTCGCGCAGCTGCTGCGGCTGGGGAAGCTCGGCTCCTTCGACTTCAACTCGCGCTTCTACGCCGACGACGATCTGATCGTCGGCGCCGCCGATCCGTTCCAGCTGTTCCGCATCATGTTCGAGGTCGTGCGCGGCGGCGGGCTCGATGCGAGATCGGGCGTCGCGCTCATGCTCGACCAGTGCCACAACGTCGAGGCGAAGATCCCCGGCCAGATCCGCTCGGTGCTCAACGTCCTCGAGATGACCGCGCGCGCCCTGCTCGTGGACGTCGACGGCCTCGTCGCGGCGCAGGAGGCCGGCGACGTCCTGGGCGCCAACGGCATCGTCATGGACGCCTTCTACACCGACGTCCGGCCGGCGCTGGCGCAGTGGCGTACCGAGCGCGGCCTGCCCGCCGACCCGATGCGGGCCTTCGCCGAATCCGGCTACCAGCAGGCCATCGACGCCGAACGCGTCGGCGGCACCCAATCCTCGTGGGGAGCATGA